The Anomalospiza imberbis isolate Cuckoo-Finch-1a 21T00152 chromosome 27, ASM3175350v1, whole genome shotgun sequence genome segment ACCGGTGGGATGTGCAAAAGGCAGTTCCTATCCCGGGTTTGAAAAGCCCTGGAAGGAAGAGCTGGCCCAGCAGTTGTGTAATGCCCATGTCCTGCCTGGCCATGCCTGGGCTTGGtgtggagctgtgctggtgcctcGAGGGAGCGGAGTGGGGGCTGGAAAGTGGGGTTTGGCCTCTCAGCAGCGTTTAGGTTTGGCTTTATGGAGCAGAGTGGGTAGCAGCTCACCCCATGGAGCATGGGTCAATGTGTGCCTGGACTCTGTGCCCTCGAGGGGAGGGACCCTGACTTTGACCTGGCTGTGCAAAGCCTAAGGTCAGATTTTACAGCTATTTTACATGGTAAAAAGTGTTAGATCCCCAATTATCCTCTTCCCAAACCGAGAAACAAAGGTCAGGCCAGGCAGGAGCATGGACCCAGTGGGGCTCTGGCCGGGCTCAGCCACCCCGAGCACGTCCCACTGCTGTTAACACCCCGAGGACTCCTCCCTCTGCGGGGGGAGAGGTTGTTTTTAGTTTGAAGGTGACTCTGGAGAATGTTATCTGCTCTCTCTGCCTTCCCTGCCGTCCTGCTGGCTCGGATACCACGCTGTGCCCGGGGAAGCATCCGGGCTCAGCTCTGCGAGGAGCGTCTGGGCTTTGGGAGCTGCGCTCCACTTGCAGCCTGTCGCCCTCTGGAAAATGTGGCAGCAGCCCTGATCgatcccagggggctggtgctggccatgctcctgtgccttgggctgGACAGGCACCTTCCCCAGCCCGGAGAGCCCACGGTTGGGATTTCCTGCTCTCAGCTTTctggtggggacagggagggcaTTAATCCCATGGGAATGCAAGTGGTattcgctgctgctgctgcttgctggAGCCTTTTAACCTGTTTGAACTGCACGAGGTACCCTCTAACTCGGAGCAAATAACCTTGCACAGCTTATTTTGTCAGCGCACAGTAATCACCTTGTAGCTGTAAAACCCTTGATCTTTACCAGCTCCCGCTTTAATTCGGGCTGCACTTGGAGCAGACGGGCTCCTACAAGTGTTGTGGGCAGTTCCAGGGCTTGGCAGGGTTGGGAGTGTTTGTTCACAGGCCTGTggtgtggaaaaaaaccctcctggTGTGCAGGTCAGTGGTTCTGGGAGTGGAACCCAGCAGATAGCCCCATCCCATAATATCTCTGGGTACCCCTGAACCTCCTGCTCAGTAAAAATTAGTGTCTGCCTTCTCCTAAGAGTGCTTTGTCAACCCCCCATGGGGGGTCCTTTCTCTTTTCAGCCATGCTTATTCAAGACTTCCAAAGAAGTCTTTAGTAGGAGAAGCTggtttttcctttgaaaaatgtggaattaatttctttaggAGTCAAGCTTAGCTTACAGGCTAACTTGTGTCTTTCATGAGTATGAGCCAACTTGGGTTTGTGACACTGATTTGTTCCTACTCTCACAAAAAGCAGCCTTAggatttttcattaaaacatcTTCAGGCTttcaaaaccccccaaaaacttCTCCTAAGCCCACTTCCTCTGTGCCTGTACATCATGGTGCATCCATGGAAGGTTGTTTATAATCACAAAGTGCTTACAACTGAGCAAATTAATTCCTGGAAGGTTCTTGGGGTGCGAGAGCTGCCTGTTAGTACAGGAAGGATGTGTCTCAAGCTCAGCTCCTTCTGAAATCTAGCTGGGGCTGAGTCACGTAGTGACCTCGACTTGTGCCTGATGGTTTTTCCCGAAGCCGAGCTGCTGAgcctcccttcctgcctgccctgggaagggctcctggggctgtggccgctgctctgtgcctgccctggAGCGCGTGGGTATTTGGCAGCTCCACTGCAGGACCAACCTTTGGACTGGCTGATTCCAGCACTGAGCCCTCTGGCTGCAAGGGCAGAGTGAAAAATACCCAAATtccagcctgcagctgctgcctgtgcctctGGTGTGTTGGTTACCAGTTCAGCTCTGCAGGCTGGTCTTGCCTGAGATGAAAACTCAGATTTCACTGTTTGTGTGACAACAAATTTACAAGTTTCCTCACCTGGCTCGTGGCAGCTTGCGGTCTGCAAGACTTTCCTCCTCCCCCAAAAAAGTTCTTACCTCAGGGTTGTGCTCAGGGGTTCCTGCTGGGCACCTTGGGGGGGATGAGGGATGGAACAAGGGTGTgggcaggccaggggctggTACGTGTGGCTGTGCCACGGCGCAGCGACGGGGGGGGCCTGGGCCCCGGCCAGCTCCGAATCACGGTCGGGCAGCCCGGGGCTGTGCAGCGAGGGGGAATGGACACGTTCCTCCTGGGGCCACAGGGGCTCAGTGAAGCCCTTTTCCCCTTGCAGCTGTCTTAATCAAACTGGCTGTGAGGGGGCTGGGTCAGGGTCCCGCTGCCTCGCTGTGCCCAGCCTTCCACGGTGATGTGAGCTGTGCAGCACCTTGCcagagcacaggctggggaatgTGGAGGCTGCATAAGCCTTTGAAACACAGATCTAGTGTTTTCGTCGTGCTTGGGGGCCTTGGGCTGTCCCTCAGAGCAGGTGGGTGATGACAGGGGCGTCCAGTTTGGATAGCGGCACACACCTGAGTGCTGGTTTTGCAGCGGAGCCGCAGGAAATGCAAAATGCAAGcgagcagccctgcctgctcaGGCGGAGTTCAGAGcgtggaggggagggagggaagagcgTGCTGACGTGGAGACAGCCTGCAGCCTCTTCTCAGTCCCCGAGGGTGATTTTTGCTTGTGGAAGATGAATTCTTGCTTTGCACTAACACTTTGCACTAATACCTCTTCAACTCATAGCTGGTTTTATAAAGTCACCGCTGTCTCAAAAGAGACTGACTCAGGACAGCGTGGAGTTGTACTGCGAGGCGATTGGCAATCCCATCCCTGAGATCCAGTGGTGGTTTGAGGGCAACGACCCCAATGAGACCTATGCTCAGCTCTGGGATGGCGCACGGCAGGACCGTGTCAAAATCAACGCCACCTACAACCTGCACTCTACCAGCACCATCTCCATCGCCAACCTCACGGGCGACGACTCGGGCATGTATGAGTGCCGGGCTAGCAACGACCCCGACCGCAACCACTTGTCGAAGAGCCCCAAAGTCAAGTGGATCCGTTCCCAGGCGAACGTTTTTGTCATCGAACGTGAGTGGCCGCACCGAGGCCTTGGCACTTGCTCGGACACCGGTGTCTTGAGTCTCCTGCCATGCTCACCCCTGCACCTGTGTCCTGTGGCTCCCGAAAGCTCCCCCCACCCTCCCACCCCAGCTGTAGAACTGAGAGACTCCCCCCCTCTGTCAGTCTCCCCACCACCTGTGACTTGACCCGGAATGGCCCTGCTCAAAAAGGGTTGTGGCTTCCCAATCAATTCGCCCTCCGGCAATCCCGCGCCTTTTCCGGAGCCAAAGAACTGGAACCTGCCGCTTATTCCCGAGCGCCTCCGAGCCCTGGTGCTGGCTGCAGAATTGAGCCTTGATTCTGTGGTCGACTCTGCCCTAACCACCACTGACCAGCAGCCCTTCCCTGCGGCTCGTACAGCTCCCGCTCCTTCCAGCAGCCCTGCTTTGAGCTCGCTTCCGTGCTGGTGAAGCCAGACTGTTGGGAAAAGAAATCTTGCTTTGAGGTCTGAGATGCAACCATTTTTGAAATGGCCGTGTCTGTGTGACACTTGAGTGTTGATGTTGTTGCTTGTCCTGCGGACGTGGCCGGGTTCCCTCCCGCAGAGCGGGCGGGTGAGCACCGGAGCGCCCAGGCTGCTTCCAGAGATAGAAACCTGGGAAGTGGGATTAAAGTCCTGCTGAGGTCTCCCCATGAATGCCTGAGTTAGGAGAGCAGAAATGTGCTAAGGAGTACAGAACTCCAGCAGAACCCCTCTCCCAGTGGAATTTGGATAGGAGGAAATGCAGAATGCCTGTCGGTCCCGGCAAGaactgggatggagatggggtGGAAGGGTAGGTGTAttggcactggggctgggcagtggtGCTGCGGACAGCCTCCTACAAGTAGAAATGCCTGAGTCATCTTAGGTTGCATAATTTACTGCTGCCTGGCACATGGAGGCCCAGGACCTCTCGGAGCCACGGCGCTGTGTTCTCCCTGGAGTTGTTTTAACTAAACCCACGTGATCTTGTCTGCTCCGCGCCAGCACAGAGGGTCCTGGCCGCCCTCTGTGCCGCCTGGAGGTGTGTGAAGCTGCTCAGGTGCTGGGAGGTGTTGACACACGGGCGCTGTGGCGGCTCACAGCAGTGCAGAGCCGTGCTCTGCCCTTCAGAGTGACCTTTTCCATTGCTTATTGAGCACTGGGGCTGCACCCGTGCTAGGGCCAGCGGAGATTTGAGTGATGCAGGACACGGCAGCGGATCCTGCTCGTGgggggagcagctgcagggccagcGTGGCCATCCCAGGTCCACTCAGGCCTGGTCACCTGGCGTTGGGGACTCTCTGGTGCTGGCCAGGTCTGGTAGGGAGCTGTGTGAAGGTAAGTGGAAGCTGGGAGTAGAGACGAGGAGCTGTGGGGTTTGCGTTGCAGGTTCTTGGGCACCACGTCAGCTCTGCCATACCCTGGGTTAACTTAAATCCAATTCTTTATGATTGCAGGTCCAGAAATTAAAACTGATTTCAGTGAGGCTTCTGGCAAGCTGACCCTGAGCTGTAACATATCTGGAGCACACCCCACCATCACGGGCCACAAGTGGATTCACAAAGAGAAGATCCTGGAGGAGGACAGCAGCCCGGGTGCTTTTACCAGCTACACGTGAGTGTCAGGGCAAGGTCAGACCCTGAGCACGGGCAGGCTTTTTTCCCAGAAAGCAGCTGGTGTTTGCTGTCAGCTGGAACCAGAGTtcttgcagctctgctggtggGGTGGGGCTTTGGGACTGTGGAGTTTAACAGAGTTTTGGTAATGCCCAACACTCTCCTTTATtgggagaagggcaggaaaaaGGAGACAGGGGCAGTTTTGTGCCACAAATACCTTCTTAGAGAGAGATTTCCTGATTTTAAGCAGGTGTTCAGCTGGACTCTGGTTactcagtgtcccagagctttGAAGgagccctgctctgggcaggccACCAGCTGCCCGCTCCCTGTGTGTGGAGCAAGAGGCTCCAGTGCATGTTGTCTCTCCTTGGGGCTTTGTGTCCCTTCCCAGAGTcccagaaggagctggagagcTGTGATCCATGCTGGGTGCGGGAATACCGGCCTTATTGTGGCAGTGCAGTGAGCTTTCCTTTCTGATTACAGTCAGGCCTGGCTGGCAGTGACCCAGCAGCTGTGGAGGCATCATGTCCCTTTGTACGGCAGTGCCGACGTGCCTGTCTCCCCATAGCAACAGGGAGCTGAACAAGGATTAAAGTATTTATAACCCAGCCTCCCTCGCGTGACCTCAATTCCTCAGCTGAGTGGTTTTTGGAAGTGGGAAGCGCCGTGCAGGGCAGAACTAACAAACAGCCCCTTGTCCCAGTGCAGCCATGGGACAAACTGTGAGCCCCTTCCCTCGAGTGGGTATTACTGAGCAGCAGAATGGGATGTTTGTTGCAGGGCTGCATAATCCACTAAATCTCATTGCAGCAGCTTTACAGGAAGGAGAATGTGAGAGTTTTTCTCTATGAGGGGATCAATCCCGAGCAGCCCGGCCTGGCTGatctttgctgctgctttgccctGTGTTTCACTGAGCTGGAACAGTGATCACTGACTTGACAGAGCACCTGTCTGCTCACAGATGTGGTGCACGTGAAACCCTCTTCTGCCACCCTCAGTGTGTGAGGAGAGAGTGGAGGCTTGGCTTGCTGTAGGTACAAAGTGCAGCATAAATATTCTGCTGGAATGGGGGAAATTTGCTATGGAGGAGGCTGCTGATGCTCGTGGGTGTGTGATTCCCTGAGTCTGGAGGTCGGAATCTCTGGGTAAGTTGTGCTGGATGCTTACCTGAATCCTGTTTTTGGTAGAATCGAGGGGAAGATGGAGGAGCATTCTGGCATCTACGAGTGCATCTTCGAAGCAAGCCCACAGATAAAAGGAGAAGTGAATATTTCTGGTAATTTCATCTCTTTGCTCCTGGGGTCTCAGGAGGGGCATGGGGAAGCTGTGGCCTCCTGAACACTTTGCTGAGGTATCTTTTCAGCTGGTTGaaaagctgctcccagccttTATCTGGCTGCTCTCTGGGAGGCAGCGCCGTTATCAGGCCATTCCAGTGTCTGCAGGGTCAGCCCTGAGATCTGGCATTAAACCAGCCTTCTGTGGGCATGTTCCCACGGGAATAATGGATAGAGGGATAATACCTGCTGGACAAATCTGCTTGAGCCTTTCCTGAAGCAGCCTGATGCACTTCTCTCTTTAAAAATGCCAAACTAGTGAGAGGAACAACCTGACTGAGGTTTTGGGGTAGCTGATTCTGGTGGGGTGGGCTGCAGGAAGCACAAATCTGTGATTTCTATAGTGAGATGTccaaattttatatatttttttcctcttgcctaGTTCCCCCCCAGGTGACAGCATACAAGAAATCTGAGCATGGGAATGAGGGGGACACGGGTGTGCTGACCTGCAAGAATCCCTCTTTCCCTGCTGTCACCACTTGGTCCTGGCACAAAAGTGGTCAGGGGGTAAGTGCTGTGGTTTGCTCCTTctcccctcctgctgcccagtcCTTGTGCCAGCAGAATTGTTCCAAAGCTCAGTGCTGCCCAGCAGCGGGGTTTCTGTGGTGGTCAGTCAGCACTGCCCTGAggtaggaatgtgcccccttGTTGACGGAGTGACCTAATCATTCTTTGTCTgcttaaaaaggcaaaaagcccagaagtttctctccCAGTTTGGTACAAAGACACCTCATAGAACCTGTTGGACTTCACCTCAGACCGGGGGCTGAGGGCAGAGGCCAGGAGGTCCCACCTAGGTAAttcactggaaaaggaagagaacaaaggaaataatcgcttttgtggggtgttttagcaggagcaagaacgTCTTGCCCCTAGctcagtttttctctgtaagaCCTTTGTCATTTTGCCTTTCATTAAacctttttctgtttccaacacTACCTCAAAAGCCATCCTGCTGATTTTAAGCCACTCGGGGTAGCTAAGCTATCTCAAGTGTGCCAACTTCTCTAAAAGCTCATAAAACCTCGCTCCAAGAGAAACCCATCACCCTGagctccctcttcctcctcctccctgcagcGCCTGGAAAACGCCTCTGGGCGATACATCATCAAATCCAGTGGCAACAAGACAGAGCTGCGCATCCTCAAGCTGGATATTGAGCAGGACACGGGTGACTATTTCTGCAATGGCACCAACTCCTTCGGCACCGGCGATGCCACGGTGAGCCTGCGCGTCCGCAGCCGCCTGGCAGCGCTCTGGCCCTTCCTGGGCATCGTGGCAGAAGTCCTCGTTCTTGTCACCATCATCTTCATCTATGAGAAGAGGAGGAAGCCAGATGAGGTTCCTGACGGTAAGAGGCAGCTGGGTTTGAATCTGTGCAGGAAGATCTAGTGGTTTGCAGCTTGCAGGGTGCAGGCAGGATGGGCTTGTAGGGGGTTCTGAGGTCCCTCTCTCAGAGGAGGGGTGGTTTGAGGGTACTCGGGGCACTTGAGGAACCAGTCTGTACCATGCCACTTCAGCCATGAAGCTGCCTGTAATTGCACTGTTTATGGCAGTCCTGCAGTGAGACCTGGAGCAGGAGAGGATGCTGTGCAGGTCAGCCTGACCCTTTGTCTCACCAGTTCCTCTGCTTCCCTtgagtgtctgcagggctggattTGCTTTGGCAGCTCCCACTCTGGACAAAGTGGTTTGTAAAGAAGTACTAGAGCTTTTGTGGTGCTGcagaactgggagggactgtgTCAATGGCTCTGAAAGACCAGGCTTGTGTTCAGTTCAGGATGTTTTGGGTCATCAGATCCACACATCCTGGATCTCAAAGACCCGTTACTATCTTTAATCTGTTCTGGAAGCACCAGCTCCTCCCTTTCCTTATCGGTGAGGATCTGCATTGTGTCAGCTCAAGGCCTCCTTTATCTGATGCTGTTAACAATGCGGTGTGAATGCTCTGTATCCTTCCTGCCTGGGATCCTGCGGCGCCCCTGGCCCCCTGCGAGGAGCAGGCTCAGGAGAGGTGCAGCAGAGGGGCAAAAGGTCAGATCCCTCCTCTGATTGCAGGGCTTAGAATTCCACTGGAGGCAGTTTCACAAGCAGGTGTTTTGCCCTCTGACACCCCTGGCTGGAAGGCAAATGCTGTCTTAATGATGTTGTAGCTGCATCTCCCAGCAAAAACACTGTGTGATCTGGTGTGGTGGCATCAGTCCAGGTCTGTGGGGTGCTGACCTGTCAGAGCTGTAGCAGATGCTTTGATAGACAGGTGAATGTGCTGAAATGTCCTGATGCTCCTTGGCAAGAGGAGCTCAAGCTCCCAGGTGCTCATGGATGAGGATACAGCATCACACCCCTTTGGTAAACACCCATGGCTTTACACTTCCCTGGTGTAAAGTGGTTCTTTCTGCCCCAAAGTCTCTGTAGCATTGCCCCTCCTGAAGGGTGACAGTGAGGTCTGTCTGAACCAGTTCCCCCCAGTACTTTCTGTGAACTGGACCCTCCTGTCAcctggggtggggtggggacaGTCTGGCCTGTCTTTGGGGTGATATCCTTGCTGGTGTTACCTATCCactcttcctttctctgctgctgggtGCCACCTCACGTGGTAAGTAGAAGGTAGTTCCAGCCGTGTGCCTGCCTCCTCTCACCAGCTGTGAGCAGATCCTGGTGCTCAGGGCAGCCCCAGTGCCCAGAGCACCGGGCTCAAggggagccagggctggagagGAGGTGATGGGGAGCAAAGGACACAACTGGGAGCCTCCTGTTGGGAGGTGGCAGATCTCAGGGGGCTGGTGAAAGGCTGCAGGGCTTGGCACGTGTTGGCAGAGGTGTTTCCTTAGCTGTGCTGCTCAGAACGTGGTGtgcagtgtttgttttggtatCACAACGAGtggggagggagaagggcttcctgctgctgctgtttaaaGCCTCATTCCTGAAACATCCTGTTTGGCTTCCCCTTTACCTGCTGTGAGTGTGCTGGGATCTGGGAGCCATCCCAAGTCCTGGTGCCATGGGGGTGAGCACAGGGGATGGATCAGGGCAGCAGATCTCACCAGAGGAGCTCTACCCTCCCCAGTTTTAAGTGGTGGAGGAATGGCTGCCTGGAATGGAGTTTCCACTGCTTTAATGGGAGGCAGAGGTCACTTTGTGTGTCGTATTCCCTGactatttatattttgttttctctttctgtgctgTCCTGAATGTGAAGATGATGATGGAGGCTCTGCACCACTGTGAGTACTTTGCCTGTTCCTATTTAGCCAGATTTGTACTGGTAGATCTCATCCAGCCAGGGAATCTGCTCCAAAGATAAAAGCTTTATGAAAAGATGAAAGCTGGCTGGTGTGGGATAATACTCAGCGGGGGGAGATGTCCCCCCCCATGGTTCGTTTGATGTCCCCACGTGTAAACCACACATACCTGAGGTGGCACTGGTGTCTGACCCTGCTCTGGGATCTGATTTGGACCTTACATTAATGGGTGAGGGGTGGTGGCGGGACGACTTTCTGCTCTCCCTTTCCTCACGccccttctcccttcccagGAAGAGCAATGCCACAAACCACAAGGACAAGAACGTCCGCCAGAGAAACGCCAACTaagagcagcagggccaggtgagtgcctggagcaggagctgcagcatctGAGTCTGCTGAGGGCCTCTGGCTTCTCCCAGAGCCCTTGTGGCCCAGCTCTACCAGCACAGCTGCACTGGGCTGGTGCAGCAGAGTTTATCTTAActggcttttctttctctcctgccAGGTGATGTGTAGATGAAGAACTCGTCTggacaattttattttcttttaattttttttggtaaaatagCACCATGGAATACTCTAGTGCATCCTTGCGATTCAGTTACTTCACTTTCTAAGGAAACTTAAGTTGTAGAatataaaatacagtttttgttttttttttttttttttttttaagagtcgTGGGAGGGTTTTTCTACCTGTAAATGTAAATCCTTTGTTCCTGGTAGTCTAGGTCTCTGTCCTTGGTTATTTCATGTTGGTACAGagtggggaggggggtgggAATGCAGCTGTGGCCCACCTGCTCGTGGGGGTGAGGGAGGAGCTGCTTTGGTGGCTGTTGGGAGATGACCTGATCTGACCAGAGGGTTCAGGAAGGGGTTCTGTGTCTTTCCCAGTGCGTCACCAGGAGCAAGGCTGCACCTTTCCCTGGCCAGGGCTCGTTCCTGGCACGTCCCTGTTGGGCAGACTCCCAGTCAACTCCTGCCGAGCTGCTCTTGGTTACtgtgcagccaggagctggatgcTGGATAAATGATTGCTGTAACTTATTCCATGGGTTGTTCATGTCTCTGCAGTGGGGAGGGGCAGGGtgagccggggctgggggtggttTTAAGGTTTAACAGCTTTGTGCTTGTGCTTGAGCCATCGCGGTGCGTGTGTGACGTTGGGGCCTGTGAGCAGACAGGTGCTCAGGGGAGTCTTAACACCTTTTACTGCTGGTTAGCATTGAATTGTTCCATCTGTTAACACTTTACAAATAAAGATgattcctctctctttttttccaccTCTGGACTCTGGTCTCGTCCCTCTGGCTGCAGAACACGACGCTGTGTCTGGGTTTggtgccagctctggctgccctCTAATTGCTGAGGAGATGCAGCTCGATGGGTGTAAAAACCTTcatggagggagggaagggtgttccctgctctgcagagcctggaggAGCCTGGGGCACACTTGCCTGTGTGGGACAGACTCCCCTTGCCCTGCTCCACAATTCCTCAGCTCTTGTGGCTGTGGGGCCAAGGATCAGCCCCAACCTCGAGGAGTCCTCCCAGGCCCTGCCGTTTGTGTGTCTCACACTTCTCTAAGCAGGTTTTCTagattggtttggttttttcctgtcctttatGGTTGGAGAGAGCAAAGGTGTGAGACCTTTGTGCACagagcagggccctggggcCAGGACAGGATCTGGTGGGCAGTCCCTTCTCTGCTGGCAGCATTCCTGCCCCTGGAGTGAGGCAGCAGAGTCCACGGGCTGAAGAGAAGCTACCCTGTGCTCCCAGCTGGCCTAAGGTGCTTCGTTCTGGGCACATGACTGAACCATGGCCTTGCTCTGTAGCCAGGTGCTCGTCCCTGCCTGGGATGTGACAAAGGGAGAGCACAGCTGTGGTGGCCACCCTGTGCCCAGAGAGGTgatggcagtgctggcagcctggTGCTGTGGTGGCTGGCTCCCTCCTGCCGCTGCCTCTGCCTTGCTGTGCCATCAGAGCGAGGGCAGCGTGGCTCTGTGCAGTGTAAATGGGTTATGCAAGGCTTTCACAGCCCCAGCCTTGTGCCATCCTGGTGAAAAATCAATGCATGGTTTAATTTCCTTTATGAGAATTTTGGGTCCTGTCTGAGCCCGCTCTGGGCCACAGCACAAAGCACCACTTTGTGCCTTTTCTttggctgggcagggacagggggacaacagccccaggagctgggcaggggatgG includes the following:
- the BSG gene encoding basigin isoform X2 → MAAGAAGARAVLALLVLCSMAAGAAGTTGFIKSPLSQKRLTQDSVELYCEAIGNPIPEIQWWFEGNDPNETYAQLWDGARQDRVKINATYNLHSTSTISIANLTGDDSGMYECRASNDPDRNHLSKSPKVKWIRSQANVFVIERPEIKTDFSEASGKLTLSCNISGAHPTITGHKWIHKEKILEEDSSPGAFTSYTIEGKMEEHSGIYECIFEASPQIKGEVNISVPPQVTAYKKSEHGNEGDTGVLTCKNPSFPAVTTWSWHKSGQGRLENASGRYIIKSSGNKTELRILKLDIEQDTGDYFCNGTNSFGTGDATVSLRVRSRLAALWPFLGIVAEVLVLVTIIFIYEKRRKPDEVPDDDDGGSAPLKSNATNHKDKNVRQRNAN
- the BSG gene encoding basigin isoform X1; the protein is MAAGAAGARAVLALLVLCSMAAGAAGTSPEIKTDFSEASGKLTLSCNISGAHPTITGHKWIHKEKILEEDSSPGAFTSYTIEGKMEEHSGIYECIFEASPQIKGEVNISVPPQVTAYKKSEHGNEGDTGVLTCKNPSFPAVTTWSWHKSGQGRLENASGRYIIKSSGNKTELRILKLDIEQDTGDYFCNGTNSFGTGDATVSLRVRSRLAALWPFLGIVAEVLVLVTIIFIYEKRRKPDEVPDDDDGGSAPLKSNATNHKDKNVRQRNAN